From a single Armatimonadota bacterium genomic region:
- a CDS encoding Gfo/Idh/MocA family oxidoreductase: MKLAIVGFRHGHVGSIYAKARELDFVDIVACVEEDPAAREAIPRELGVELTHESFDEVLDSVDFDALACVDYYAKRGPTVIKALQAGKHCITDKPLCIREEELRQIAQLSRDKGLVVQVDLTMRYSAASRTVKRIMSEGVIGELASATVFGQHPLSWGTRPGWYFEPGKHGGTINDIMIHGIDMFRWITGREFERVIAARASAVPDSPAPGFFQQSAQCWMELEGGASVFGDASYLVPAGHHAPWRFFLWGSQGTLEYESGRGLIVERAGEPRLEVPVDDLPPLDPFEDFARQVEFGEPAFLDREECLRSTLAALTAQKAADTGERDVPVGKI, translated from the coding sequence ATGAAACTCGCGATCGTCGGCTTCCGCCACGGACACGTGGGCTCCATTTACGCAAAGGCGCGGGAACTGGACTTTGTGGATATCGTCGCGTGCGTGGAAGAAGACCCAGCTGCCCGGGAGGCTATCCCCCGGGAGCTTGGGGTGGAACTCACCCACGAGAGCTTCGATGAGGTCCTGGACAGTGTGGACTTCGACGCCCTGGCCTGCGTCGACTATTACGCCAAACGCGGGCCAACCGTGATCAAGGCCCTGCAGGCCGGGAAGCACTGTATCACTGACAAGCCTCTGTGCATCCGGGAAGAGGAGCTGCGGCAGATCGCCCAGCTATCCCGGGACAAGGGTCTTGTTGTGCAAGTTGACCTCACCATGCGCTACTCTGCGGCCTCTCGTACTGTCAAAAGGATCATGTCCGAGGGCGTCATCGGCGAGTTGGCCTCGGCAACGGTGTTCGGCCAGCACCCGCTGAGCTGGGGTACCCGCCCGGGGTGGTACTTCGAGCCAGGCAAGCACGGTGGAACGATCAACGACATCATGATCCACGGCATCGACATGTTCCGGTGGATCACAGGCCGGGAGTTCGAGCGGGTTATTGCCGCCCGCGCGTCGGCGGTGCCGGATTCGCCCGCGCCCGGTTTCTTCCAGCAGAGCGCCCAGTGCTGGATGGAGCTTGAGGGTGGCGCGAGTGTATTCGGGGATGCTTCATACCTGGTGCCCGCCGGACATCATGCGCCCTGGCGCTTCTTCCTGTGGGGCAGCCAGGGCACGCTTGAATATGAATCCGGCAGAGGCCTGATAGTGGAACGAGCGGGCGAGCCTCGCCTGGAAGTGCCCGTGGATGACCTGCCGCCGCTGGACCCATTTGAAGATTTCGCACGGCAGGTGGAGTTCGGCGAGCCGGCCTTCCTGGATCGCGAGGAGTGCCTGCGTTCCACGCTGGCAGCACTCACAGCGCAGAAGGCGGCGGACACGGGTGAACGCGACGTGCCGGTGGGCAAGATCTGA
- a CDS encoding tetratricopeptide repeat protein, which produces MTGTWRLVVVATAALYVLLPGPSAIAQDDADSFVAGIEAYQRGEYDRAIDDLSAVVEAHPDWEAAWYYLGLARFQYVHLNLAGPGDTGERDYSGAIEALEKAAAIAPSRPGTALHLGRIYEAQGKLAKAKEYYRQELSLKNLKDRNAVHVALARVAYAAGEYQDTIALTRRVVLEEPYYVEARYYLGQALTATGEYQEAIETLKYARETLENWRDKVFHLLRIHYQVTDPDDPMRASDILEAWDQLRKELWELRGAKARPRTDTDRETLEQVSEKYARAQEFALDLHMWPELNKALGDAYAGLKDWAAMRNSYRHAMRPQEGEGSLDDADAWARIGRGYFLHGKEIFEQDGLLLSAIFQWYAAEGDKLPPPSSYNQQQAQGTRGFGGFGTAGLTTATQQSQDPKDRLDGYARALYVLGIPKDAKLREMQAPPQPDPLVARIFDGLGQIYLYQASTYATDKERGIESHTFEEAAEAFDKALLYMPTYVPAMLHKAQAWISHGETLTDPAEKLDMYAQARDLLEQEAIALEPENGELWSELSRAYLGLDELDKADQAARKALAINKDDVTALNVSGLVKYYRNKLVAAVNDFATAIETAPKDYRSYLNLGNALFALQSWGRAEGEYVRALELLPKSSVANTTSQRPYVLYLIGRARHERKAYEKTIEILNEALELRTDFADAYRLLAASYAGLEQWAASEEALKAALKNAPKADAVTLANIHAQLAQVYEVQGRFHEASAEYRIALAKDPDNIAAKYGLQRLLVQEKREPAGAGS; this is translated from the coding sequence ATGACGGGGACTTGGCGCCTCGTTGTCGTGGCCACGGCGGCTCTGTACGTTCTGCTGCCGGGCCCTTCGGCGATTGCTCAGGACGACGCAGATAGTTTCGTGGCAGGCATCGAAGCCTATCAGCGGGGTGAGTACGACCGGGCGATCGACGACCTTTCCGCAGTCGTCGAAGCCCACCCCGACTGGGAGGCAGCCTGGTATTACTTGGGTCTGGCCAGATTCCAATACGTTCACCTGAACCTCGCAGGGCCTGGCGACACGGGTGAACGCGACTACTCCGGGGCCATTGAGGCTCTGGAGAAGGCCGCGGCCATTGCCCCGTCGCGACCCGGGACGGCCCTGCATCTGGGCCGCATCTACGAGGCACAGGGGAAGCTGGCGAAGGCCAAGGAGTACTACAGGCAGGAACTCTCCCTCAAGAACCTCAAGGACCGCAACGCCGTGCATGTCGCCTTGGCCCGTGTTGCCTACGCCGCCGGGGAGTACCAGGACACAATTGCTCTCACCCGCCGGGTGGTCCTCGAAGAGCCGTATTATGTGGAGGCCCGGTATTATCTCGGCCAGGCTCTGACGGCTACCGGTGAATATCAGGAAGCCATAGAAACCCTCAAGTACGCGCGCGAGACCCTGGAGAACTGGCGGGACAAGGTTTTCCACCTCTTGCGCATCCACTATCAGGTCACCGACCCCGATGACCCCATGCGGGCTTCCGACATCCTGGAAGCCTGGGACCAGTTGCGTAAGGAACTATGGGAGCTTCGCGGCGCCAAGGCCCGCCCGCGCACGGATACTGACCGGGAGACGCTGGAACAGGTCAGCGAGAAGTACGCGCGGGCCCAGGAGTTCGCCCTGGACCTGCACATGTGGCCCGAGCTCAACAAAGCATTGGGCGACGCGTACGCCGGCCTGAAGGACTGGGCCGCCATGCGCAACAGCTACCGGCATGCCATGAGGCCGCAGGAGGGCGAAGGTTCTCTTGACGATGCCGACGCCTGGGCTCGCATCGGAAGGGGCTACTTCCTGCACGGCAAAGAGATCTTCGAGCAGGACGGCCTTCTGCTTTCTGCCATTTTCCAGTGGTACGCCGCAGAGGGTGACAAGCTGCCGCCCCCGTCGAGCTACAACCAGCAGCAGGCCCAGGGAACCCGGGGATTTGGGGGCTTCGGCACGGCCGGCCTGACCACTGCAACACAGCAGTCCCAGGATCCAAAGGACCGACTGGACGGTTACGCTCGGGCACTGTACGTGCTGGGCATCCCGAAGGACGCGAAACTGCGGGAAATGCAGGCGCCGCCGCAGCCCGATCCGCTGGTAGCGCGCATCTTCGACGGCCTGGGGCAGATCTATCTCTATCAGGCCAGTACCTACGCGACCGACAAGGAACGCGGCATCGAGTCGCACACGTTTGAGGAGGCCGCCGAGGCCTTCGACAAGGCGCTCCTTTACATGCCCACGTATGTTCCGGCCATGCTTCACAAAGCACAGGCCTGGATCAGCCACGGCGAGACCCTCACCGACCCGGCTGAGAAGCTTGACATGTACGCCCAGGCCCGCGACCTCCTGGAACAGGAAGCCATCGCCCTCGAACCGGAGAACGGAGAGCTCTGGTCCGAGCTCTCCCGGGCCTATCTCGGATTGGACGAACTTGACAAAGCTGATCAGGCGGCGCGCAAAGCTCTCGCCATCAATAAAGACGACGTGACGGCGCTGAATGTGTCGGGGTTGGTGAAGTACTACCGCAACAAGCTAGTGGCTGCGGTCAACGACTTCGCCACTGCCATCGAGACCGCACCCAAGGACTACCGCTCATACCTGAACCTGGGGAACGCCCTGTTCGCGCTCCAATCCTGGGGCCGGGCCGAGGGCGAGTATGTGCGGGCCCTTGAGCTTCTGCCCAAATCCTCGGTTGCGAATACCACCAGCCAGCGGCCGTACGTGCTGTATCTCATCGGCCGCGCGCGGCATGAGCGCAAGGCGTACGAGAAGACCATCGAGATTCTCAATGAGGCCCTCGAGCTGCGCACAGATTTCGCCGACGCTTACCGCCTGCTGGCCGCTTCCTATGCAGGGCTGGAGCAGTGGGCGGCGTCGGAGGAAGCGCTGAAAGCGGCTCTGAAGAACGCTCCCAAGGCCGACGCGGTGACTCTGGCGAATATACACGCCCAGTTGGCGCAGGTGTACGAAGTCCAGGGGCGGTTCCACGAGGCCTCGGCCGAGTATCGCATTGCTTTGGCGAAGGATCCGGACAATATCGCGGCCAAGTACGGTCTCCAGCGCCTGCTGGTACAGGAGAAGCGTGAGCCCGCGGGAGCCGGATCGTGA
- a CDS encoding PQQ-binding-like beta-propeller repeat protein, which translates to MRVTVGLLALAVFAVLTGPALAQSRVTGAAPAGPDSMFLGDPSHSGGSPAQLTVPLVLSWKHTVEPNTDNVEHVVASPAYDDDTVYFFVGNNMYAVWKDSGAKKWDAPLALPDRVDSTPLIKDGVAVFGCRNGIVYFVELGAKSGSFAGEFNIAREHTKLPKSPEEQAIPPRVQSSPLYHDGKVYFGASDGWVYALDMASQKKIWDFRTKGPIVSSPAYWNRGVYVASLDGSVYGLSEDTGKLVWQTTLENKDLLVSPVITRSKVFAAAGKHLYACDHGRNGYVRMRFEAKGNIVGTPTVAGNAIIFGDSEDKLYALDIRATGNISYHDVNSEYILWQLPPEESDGQGAEKPAVPTDGFQQPVKSTPLVAGDAVIYRSGPRQINAVSIEDGSTLWHYQLAELAGQETTEDQAAAALAQVTEAARLSAMAGTGTTAGAGGFGGFGGRTGGTSRFSRGGLTRSGFGAAGGYYYDEYGRAVAPTLVFEYEVQASPVADGDNLYVLGNDRALYAFSQKAADAVGPELEEAEIEVPGAGEQRTQQNLALYVGVDEIKPETEKPKIRGALPVYVRMVAYDAGSGIDPQTISASLVSGDEDVRWEVAYDAAGAYLWLICEQYRGSRSRNMPDGDYVVAVSVSDWMGNESTRHFAFTVDRKLPAAPAPTAGGFQRGGFGAPGGGMPGGMPGMMPGGMPEPIPGMPGMMPGGMPEPIPGMPGGMPVMPGGMPGMPGGMPGMPGGMPGMPGGMPGMPGGMSGMPGLPGM; encoded by the coding sequence ATGCGGGTTACAGTCGGTTTGCTGGCACTGGCGGTCTTCGCCGTTCTCACAGGACCGGCACTGGCCCAGAGCCGTGTGACCGGCGCCGCGCCGGCCGGGCCCGATTCCATGTTCCTGGGTGACCCCAGCCACAGCGGCGGCTCCCCAGCGCAGCTCACCGTGCCGCTCGTTCTCAGCTGGAAACACACGGTTGAGCCGAATACGGACAACGTCGAGCACGTAGTGGCCTCTCCGGCCTACGACGACGATACGGTCTACTTCTTCGTCGGCAATAACATGTATGCTGTCTGGAAGGACAGCGGGGCGAAAAAATGGGATGCGCCCCTCGCTCTGCCGGACCGTGTGGATTCCACCCCTTTGATCAAAGACGGTGTCGCGGTATTCGGATGCCGCAACGGCATTGTGTACTTTGTTGAGCTCGGCGCAAAGAGTGGGAGTTTTGCGGGTGAGTTCAACATCGCCCGCGAGCACACGAAGCTCCCGAAGTCCCCCGAAGAGCAGGCGATCCCGCCGCGCGTGCAGTCTTCACCGCTCTATCATGATGGGAAGGTGTACTTCGGCGCCAGTGACGGTTGGGTATACGCACTGGACATGGCATCCCAGAAAAAGATCTGGGACTTCCGCACCAAAGGGCCCATCGTCTCCTCCCCCGCATACTGGAATCGCGGCGTCTATGTGGCCTCCCTGGACGGCAGCGTGTACGGTCTGAGTGAGGACACCGGCAAGCTCGTCTGGCAGACGACCCTCGAGAACAAGGACCTCCTTGTCTCTCCTGTTATCACCCGGAGCAAGGTCTTCGCCGCCGCGGGCAAGCACCTGTACGCCTGTGACCACGGGCGCAACGGGTACGTGCGGATGCGATTCGAGGCGAAGGGCAATATCGTTGGCACGCCAACCGTTGCCGGTAACGCCATCATCTTCGGCGACAGCGAGGACAAGCTGTATGCCCTGGACATCCGGGCCACCGGGAATATCTCCTACCACGATGTGAACAGTGAATACATCCTTTGGCAGTTGCCGCCGGAGGAGAGCGACGGACAGGGAGCGGAGAAGCCTGCGGTACCCACGGATGGATTTCAGCAGCCTGTGAAAAGCACGCCCTTGGTCGCCGGGGATGCGGTGATCTATCGCTCCGGCCCGCGCCAGATCAACGCAGTCAGCATCGAAGACGGCTCCACGCTCTGGCACTACCAGTTGGCCGAACTGGCCGGGCAGGAAACGACAGAGGACCAGGCGGCGGCGGCACTGGCTCAGGTCACAGAAGCGGCACGACTGTCCGCGATGGCGGGAACAGGGACTACGGCGGGCGCGGGTGGGTTCGGCGGGTTCGGAGGCCGCACGGGCGGGACTTCTCGCTTCAGCCGGGGCGGGCTCACCAGATCGGGCTTTGGCGCCGCCGGGGGGTACTACTACGACGAGTATGGACGCGCCGTCGCCCCCACTCTCGTGTTTGAGTATGAGGTGCAGGCATCGCCCGTCGCTGACGGTGACAACCTGTACGTCCTCGGGAACGACCGCGCGCTCTACGCCTTCAGCCAGAAAGCGGCCGACGCAGTGGGGCCGGAACTTGAAGAGGCCGAGATTGAGGTCCCGGGCGCCGGCGAGCAGCGCACCCAGCAGAATCTCGCCCTGTACGTCGGAGTCGATGAGATCAAGCCGGAGACCGAAAAACCCAAGATCCGCGGCGCACTTCCGGTCTACGTCCGCATGGTTGCCTATGACGCTGGTTCCGGCATTGACCCGCAGACCATCAGCGCGTCGCTGGTGAGCGGCGATGAGGATGTGCGCTGGGAAGTGGCATACGACGCCGCTGGCGCCTACCTCTGGCTTATCTGCGAGCAGTACCGCGGTAGCCGGTCACGCAACATGCCGGATGGCGACTATGTTGTCGCTGTCTCGGTAAGCGACTGGATGGGCAATGAGTCTACCCGCCACTTCGCATTCACCGTGGACCGCAAGCTCCCCGCAGCACCGGCGCCCACTGCCGGTGGGTTCCAGCGGGGAGGTTTCGGAGCACCGGGCGGTGGGATGCCCGGTGGAATGCCGGGCATGATGCCGGGTGGAATGCCTGAACCCATCCCCGGAATGCCTGGCATGATGCCAGGAGGAATGCCTGAACCCATCCCCGGAATGCCTGGCGGAATGCCCGTAATGCCCGGCGGAATGCCTGGAATGCCTGGCGGGATGCCTGGAATGCCTGGCGGGATGCCTGGAATGCCTGGCGGGATGCCTGGAATGCCCGGCGGGATGTCTGGAATGCCGGGTCTGCCGGGAATGTAG
- the dprA gene encoding DNA-protecting protein DprA — protein MVRIDPDELDAFLVLNASGLSPMRQRALLEAFGTARGALEAGDAEFAQVDGLRGAHIARLRDARAKVDPATIRARCEELGVTPVPCTSPEYPPLLGEASDMPPLLFVQGSLERRDELSVALVGTRRCSAYGLTMARRLSEDLARRGFTIVSGMALGVDAQAHTAALEAGGRTIAVMASGPDITYPRQHRQLRSEIAAQGAVVTEFALGTEPIRERFPARNRIISGLSLGVIVVEAPEKSGALITARLAADQGREVFAVPGDVTRPESRGCHALIKDGAQLVEFAEDVVAGLGILLEAVPERKPIPTDDLPADEKAILETLSHEPRHVDDVVTRSGLQAGQVSAGLMMLEMKGLARRLPGSTFVRA, from the coding sequence TTGGTCCGGATCGACCCCGACGAACTGGACGCATTTCTCGTCCTCAATGCCAGCGGCCTGTCGCCCATGCGCCAGAGAGCACTGCTGGAGGCCTTCGGCACAGCACGGGGTGCGCTCGAAGCCGGGGATGCGGAATTTGCCCAGGTTGATGGCCTGCGCGGGGCGCACATAGCGCGTCTGCGGGATGCCCGAGCCAAGGTGGACCCGGCAACAATACGCGCGCGTTGCGAGGAGCTGGGAGTCACCCCCGTTCCGTGCACCTCGCCTGAGTATCCGCCACTCCTGGGCGAAGCTTCTGACATGCCGCCTCTGCTCTTTGTCCAGGGCAGCTTGGAGCGCCGTGACGAGCTTTCCGTAGCGCTGGTTGGGACACGCAGGTGTTCCGCATACGGGCTAACAATGGCCCGGCGGCTGTCGGAAGACCTGGCAAGGCGCGGCTTTACGATCGTCAGCGGCATGGCGCTCGGGGTGGACGCGCAGGCTCATACTGCCGCGCTGGAGGCAGGTGGCAGAACAATAGCCGTCATGGCCAGCGGCCCGGACATCACCTACCCGCGCCAGCATCGCCAGTTGCGGTCCGAGATCGCTGCCCAGGGCGCGGTAGTTACCGAGTTTGCGCTGGGAACCGAACCGATCCGAGAGCGGTTTCCCGCAAGGAACAGGATCATCAGCGGCTTGAGCCTCGGCGTCATCGTGGTCGAGGCGCCGGAGAAGAGCGGCGCGCTGATCACTGCCCGACTGGCAGCAGATCAGGGTCGCGAAGTTTTCGCCGTCCCGGGAGACGTGACACGGCCGGAGAGCCGCGGCTGTCATGCCCTGATCAAGGACGGCGCGCAGTTGGTCGAGTTCGCCGAAGATGTGGTCGCCGGGCTGGGGATTCTCCTGGAGGCGGTGCCCGAGCGCAAGCCCATCCCCACTGACGATCTCCCGGCAGACGAGAAGGCCATACTCGAGACGCTGTCTCACGAGCCCCGGCACGTGGACGACGTGGTTACCAGGTCTGGGCTTCAGGCGGGACAGGTGTCGGCGGGCCTGATGATGCTGGAAATGAAGGGGCTCGCGCGCAGGTTGCCCGGCAGTACCTTCGTGCGCGCGTAG
- the topA gene encoding type I DNA topoisomerase: MTKSAIIVESPTKTRTLKRFLGDEYELLASMGHVRDLPESELAVDVERGFEPRYATDDRQKKVLAQLRKALKGVDRVYLASDPDREGEAIAWHLAEALGLGDAERIEFNEITETAVRDALKHPRKIDMDRVNAQQARRILDRLVGYLLSPLLWEKVAGRARGSAPLSAGRVQSAALRLICEREREIAAFVPEEYWSVTATLTPEGEEIPFTADLKTKDGKDLELKTEEQVRPIVEELRQMQYVVDSVEKKERRRNPQPPFITSTLQRAAASELYFSARKTMLIAQELYQGVDMAEGTVGLITYMRTDSTRIADQARTAAVSLIRERHGDAYVGPGAKGKQAKGAQDAHEAIRPTYVDKDPESVRPFLSPDQFKLYDLIWRRFIASQMSAAVFDQTTLAIQAGPYGLRATGSVLKFAGFLSVLKSDPEEEEDEKALPELIAGQVLRLLDVAGNQHFTKPPPRYTEATLVRALEENGVGRPSTYAQIIETLRQRKYVRMQSRQFVATATGLAVNDYLVERFPDIVDVEFTARVESDLDGIEQGETDWAQLLRAFYEPFKEKVEEAQSAPLKELEGERCPECGGKLLERYSLYGKFAGCENYPKCKYKKDLTGDILPRNEPKPLGEKCPECGADLVVRQGRRGDFVGCSGYPKCRYTRPLEGEKKPRRQAVETDILCDKCGKKNMVIRFGRRGPFLGCAGYPRCRNTRNLTDDERAKWLPGEPEGGESGSGEEPSES; the protein is encoded by the coding sequence GTGACGAAATCTGCAATCATTGTTGAATCACCCACGAAGACGCGGACCCTCAAGCGGTTCCTCGGGGACGAGTACGAGCTGCTCGCCTCGATGGGACATGTTCGCGACTTACCTGAGAGCGAACTGGCTGTGGATGTCGAGCGCGGGTTCGAGCCTCGTTACGCCACCGATGACCGGCAGAAAAAAGTGCTGGCCCAGCTCAGGAAGGCGCTCAAGGGCGTTGACAGGGTCTACCTCGCCTCCGACCCGGACCGCGAAGGGGAGGCCATCGCCTGGCATCTTGCTGAGGCGCTGGGACTGGGAGACGCCGAGCGCATCGAGTTCAATGAGATCACAGAGACCGCAGTGCGCGATGCCCTGAAGCACCCGCGCAAGATCGACATGGATCGCGTCAATGCCCAGCAGGCCCGGCGCATTCTCGACCGCCTTGTGGGGTATCTCCTCAGCCCGTTGCTATGGGAGAAGGTGGCCGGCCGCGCAAGGGGTTCTGCACCCCTGAGCGCCGGTCGCGTGCAGTCCGCGGCGCTGCGGCTCATCTGCGAGCGCGAACGAGAGATCGCAGCTTTCGTCCCGGAGGAGTACTGGTCGGTCACGGCAACACTCACCCCCGAGGGAGAGGAAATCCCGTTCACGGCAGACCTGAAGACCAAGGACGGCAAAGACCTCGAGCTGAAGACCGAGGAGCAGGTCAGGCCTATCGTCGAGGAACTCAGGCAAATGCAGTATGTGGTCGACTCGGTGGAGAAGAAGGAGCGCCGGCGCAACCCGCAGCCGCCCTTCATCACCAGCACTCTCCAGCGCGCGGCCGCCAGCGAGCTGTACTTCTCGGCGCGCAAGACCATGCTCATCGCCCAGGAGCTCTACCAGGGCGTCGATATGGCCGAGGGAACCGTCGGCCTGATTACCTACATGCGCACGGATTCAACGCGCATCGCCGACCAGGCGCGGACCGCCGCAGTCAGTCTCATCAGGGAGCGCCACGGCGACGCATACGTGGGCCCCGGGGCCAAGGGCAAGCAGGCCAAGGGAGCCCAGGACGCTCATGAGGCGATCCGTCCAACCTATGTGGACAAGGACCCCGAGTCGGTCCGTCCGTTCCTCAGCCCCGACCAGTTCAAGCTCTATGACCTGATCTGGCGCCGGTTCATCGCCAGCCAGATGTCCGCGGCGGTGTTCGACCAGACGACCCTTGCGATCCAGGCCGGGCCGTACGGGTTGCGGGCCACCGGCTCTGTCCTGAAGTTCGCTGGGTTCCTGAGCGTGCTCAAAAGCGACCCGGAAGAGGAAGAAGACGAGAAGGCGCTGCCGGAACTGATCGCCGGACAGGTTCTGCGTCTTCTGGACGTGGCCGGCAACCAGCACTTCACGAAGCCGCCGCCCCGGTACACAGAAGCCACGCTGGTCCGGGCGTTGGAGGAGAACGGTGTCGGCAGGCCCAGCACCTACGCGCAGATCATCGAGACCCTCCGCCAGCGCAAGTACGTGCGCATGCAATCGCGGCAGTTCGTGGCGACGGCCACCGGTCTGGCGGTCAACGACTACCTGGTGGAGCGTTTCCCGGACATCGTAGACGTGGAGTTCACAGCGCGGGTCGAAAGCGACCTTGACGGGATCGAACAAGGGGAGACCGACTGGGCGCAACTTCTCCGCGCCTTCTACGAGCCCTTCAAGGAGAAGGTGGAAGAGGCCCAGTCGGCACCGCTCAAGGAGCTCGAGGGTGAACGGTGCCCCGAGTGCGGCGGGAAACTGCTGGAACGGTACTCCCTTTACGGCAAGTTCGCCGGGTGCGAAAACTACCCGAAGTGTAAGTACAAGAAGGACCTGACGGGGGACATCCTGCCCCGCAACGAGCCAAAGCCTCTGGGGGAGAAATGCCCCGAGTGCGGGGCTGATCTTGTGGTGCGCCAGGGACGCCGGGGCGACTTCGTTGGCTGCAGCGGATACCCGAAATGCCGCTACACCCGCCCTCTGGAGGGGGAAAAGAAGCCCCGCCGCCAGGCCGTCGAGACCGATATCCTGTGCGACAAGTGCGGGAAGAAGAATATGGTCATCCGCTTCGGACGCAGGGGACCGTTCCTCGGCTGCGCGGGCTATCCCCGGTGCCGCAACACGCGGAACCTCACCGACGATGAGCGCGCGAAGTGGCTGCCTGGCGAGCCCGAAGGTGGCGAGTCCGGGAGCGGCGAAGAGCCATCGGAATCATGA
- a CDS encoding sugar phosphate isomerase/epimerase, giving the protein MSLFSVDRLGFSSACYAGLTLDQAAQRGQRLGFRTFEMLAFDGYRHSQGVLRGFYFEHTTAAERDELRAIADRFDHVSTHAPFIDMTPLAPNPSVRETAVRQLEIAIEAVAFLGGSTTTTHVAPRSTWTYEDSAGDLISLYRHLGDRAGERGVTVTIETGWPGDVRAFADLIHGIDHPAVGANVDVGHLVGTIPSDLRGTEEGRALYNDRLEEHVRSLEGRLFHFHLHDVRREDFRDHRAAGRGFLDYSRLMATAAEIGYEGLFVFELEEPDFDEALRDSKVCIERAMGLAN; this is encoded by the coding sequence ATGTCCCTCTTCTCCGTCGACAGACTCGGGTTCAGCAGCGCCTGCTATGCGGGATTGACTCTGGACCAAGCCGCACAACGTGGGCAGAGGCTGGGGTTTCGCACCTTCGAGATGCTCGCATTCGACGGCTACCGGCACAGCCAGGGGGTGCTTCGGGGGTTCTACTTCGAGCACACGACCGCAGCGGAGCGGGACGAACTGCGCGCCATCGCCGACCGGTTCGACCACGTGAGCACCCACGCACCCTTCATCGATATGACGCCGCTGGCGCCCAATCCCTCGGTGCGGGAGACGGCCGTTCGCCAGCTTGAGATCGCCATCGAGGCCGTTGCGTTCCTGGGCGGATCCACCACCACCACTCACGTCGCTCCGCGCTCAACCTGGACCTACGAGGACTCCGCAGGCGACCTCATCAGCCTCTACCGCCACCTGGGTGATCGCGCGGGAGAGCGCGGGGTCACCGTCACCATCGAGACCGGCTGGCCCGGAGATGTTCGGGCTTTCGCAGACCTGATTCATGGGATCGATCACCCCGCAGTGGGCGCGAATGTGGACGTAGGACACCTGGTGGGCACGATCCCTTCTGACTTGCGAGGCACGGAAGAGGGGAGGGCGCTGTACAACGACCGACTTGAGGAACACGTCCGGTCGCTTGAGGGACGGCTGTTCCACTTCCACTTGCATGATGTTCGACGAGAGGATTTCCGGGATCACCGCGCGGCAGGCAGAGGCTTTCTGGACTACTCGCGTCTCATGGCAACGGCTGCAGAGATCGGCTATGAGGGGCTGTTCGTGTTCGAACTGGAAGAACCGGACTTCGACGAGGCTCTGCGCGACAGCAAGGTCTGCATCGAGCGCGCCATGGGACTGGCCAACTGA